In Pseudobdellovibrionaceae bacterium, the following proteins share a genomic window:
- a CDS encoding TIGR02147 family protein: MSIYNHLDYKNYLREVIKTNRGQRGFQSRMCQAMGCSNSLLSQCLNGSVHLTLEHSHKLGAYLALTEVELQYLLMMVQYARAGTVELRDFFMDQLVKLQEKHNQVSMRLNRKPVKLDDRGALIYSRHWSYPAIHIAINIPRFRQPEALAQLLHIPETQALKVLSDLKEFGLAQQVKGEWVPGEADLHIPKESPVAPFVHVNWRHRTINKILSSPLDGTHYSGIHAMDAKTYRKLKSEIVEILARFRNEISESRSEDLVFMSLDLYPLSF; encoded by the coding sequence ATGAGTATCTATAACCACTTAGACTATAAAAATTACCTCCGTGAGGTGATTAAGACGAATCGGGGCCAGCGCGGCTTCCAGTCCCGCATGTGCCAGGCCATGGGCTGCAGCAACTCTCTGCTCTCCCAATGCCTCAATGGTTCCGTTCACTTAACCCTGGAGCACAGCCACAAACTGGGGGCCTATTTGGCTCTCACCGAGGTGGAGCTTCAGTACCTGCTGATGATGGTGCAATATGCTCGCGCCGGGACGGTTGAGCTCCGGGACTTCTTTATGGATCAGCTGGTGAAGCTTCAAGAAAAGCACAACCAGGTTTCCATGCGGCTCAACCGCAAGCCGGTGAAATTGGATGACCGTGGGGCTCTGATCTACTCCCGGCACTGGTCCTATCCGGCCATTCACATTGCCATTAACATTCCCCGCTTTCGTCAGCCTGAAGCCCTGGCTCAACTCCTCCATATTCCGGAAACTCAGGCCCTCAAGGTGTTGTCGGACCTGAAGGAGTTTGGTTTGGCCCAACAGGTGAAGGGCGAATGGGTGCCTGGGGAGGCGGATTTACATATTCCCAAGGAATCACCAGTTGCCCCCTTTGTTCACGTCAACTGGCGCCACCGTACGATTAACAAGATTCTCTCCAGCCCCTTGGATGGCACCCACTACTCAGGTATTCACGCCATGGATGCCAAGACCTATCGCAAGTTGAAATCTGAAATTGTGGAAATTCTCGCCCGCTTCCGCAATGAGATCTCTGAATCCCGCAGCGAGGACCTTGTCTTTATGTCCCTTGATCTTTACCCACTGAGTTTTTGA